Proteins from a genomic interval of Salmo salar chromosome ssa14, Ssal_v3.1, whole genome shotgun sequence:
- the LOC106568804 gene encoding neuromedin-U receptor 1: MAQYNCSSLGLPATTPDQLGWNLSWALGNISADDMEDMCLSRSQYLERFLGFRRSPMFLPVCITFLIIFILGLLGNMLTCSVIVRNKVMRTPTNYYLFSLAVSDLLVLVLGMPLELYEMWSSYPFLFGAGGCYFKTFLFETVCFASILIITALSVERYIAVIHPLKVKHVATRAHAKHVILMLWAMSMVCAVPNTSLHGVAMLGTRFGRQFPESAICMMVKPRWMYNLIIQVTTLVFFLLPMLIITGLYLRIGMQLGMKRDMQGLGTGPSFASDSHWSVQRQQQTARHRQVTKMLCVLVIVFGICWAPFHIDRLMWSFINSWTGHHHLVFEYVHIVSGVFFYLSSAVNPILYSLMSTRFREMFRQVTCRYGPCGGHVHRLTSGCTQLTLRSTVNEKPQHNGTQERITPDREEQNVYVDFHHQSVYANTSPD, translated from the exons ATGGCTCAGTATAACTGTTCCTCTCTGGGTCTACCTGCCACCACTCCTGACCAGCTGGGTTGGAATTTGTCCTGGGCCCTGGGCAACATCAGTGCTGATGACATGGAGGACATGTGTCTGAGTCGGAGTCAGTACCTGGAGAGGTTTCTAGGCTTCCGGCGGTCACCCATGTTCCTGCCTGTCTGCATTACATTCCTCATCATCTTCATTTTGGGATTGTTAGGGAACATGCTCACCTGCAGCGTCATTGTGCGCAACAAGGTGATGCGGACGCCAACCAACTACTACCTGTTCAGTCTGGCCGTGTCCGACTTATTGGTCCTTGTCCTGGGTATGCCATTGGAACTCTATGAGATGTGGAGCAGCTACCCGTTCCTGTTCGGTGCTGGCGGCTGCTACTTCAAGACCTTCCTGTTCGAGACGGTCTGCTTTGCGTCCATCCTCATTATAACAGCGCTGAGCGTGGAGCGATACATCGCCGTGATACACCCGCTCAAGGTCAAGCACGTCGCCACTCGTGCCCACGCCAAGCACGTCATCCTGATGCTGTGGGCCATGTCCATGGTGTGCGCCGTGCCCAACACCAGCCTCCATGGGGTGGCCATGCTGGGAACCCGGTTCGGGCGCCAATTCCCCGAGTCGGCCATCTGCATGATGGTGAAGCCCCGGTGGATGTACAACCTGATTATCCAGGTGACCACGCTGGTCTTCTTCCTGCTGCCCATGCTCATCATCACCGGCCTGTACCTGCGCATTGGCATGCAGTTGGGGATGAAGAGGGACATGCAGGGGCTGGGGACCGGGCCGAGTTTTGCTTCTGACAGCCACTGGAGTGTCCAAAGGCAGCAGCAGACGGCACGCCACCGGCAGGTCACCAAAATGCTAT GCGTACTGGTGATCGTCTTCGGCATCTGCTGGGCTCCTTTCCACATTGACCGCCTCATGTGGAGCTTCATAAACTCCTGGACTGGCCACCACCACCTGGTCTTCGAGTACGTCCACATCGTCTCCGGGGTCTTCTTCTACCTCAGCTCGGCGGTCAACCCCATCCTCTACAGCCTCATGTCCACCCGCTTCCGGGAGATGTTCCGGCAGGTCACGTGCCGCTACGGCCCATGCGGCGGTCACGTGCACCGGCTGACCTCTGGCTGCACCCAACTGACCCTGCGTAGTACTGTCAATGAGAAGCCACAACACAATGGGACCCAAGAGAGAATCACcccagacagagaggagcagaacGTGTACGTAGACTTCCACCACCAGTCTGTATATGCCAACACAAGCCCAGATTAG